The following coding sequences lie in one Salmo salar chromosome ssa13, Ssal_v3.1, whole genome shotgun sequence genomic window:
- the LOC106567234 gene encoding mitochondrial import inner membrane translocase subunit Tim17-B isoform X2 — protein MGAIGGGVFQSVKGFRNAPVGFRHRLKGSANAVRLRAPQIGGSFAVWGGLFSTIDCGLVRIRGKEDPWNSITSGAMTGAVLAARSGPLAMVGSAMMGGILLALIEGFGILLTRYTAQQFQNPSPFVDDPSQLPPKDASQQQTGFQ, from the exons ATGGGGGCCATCGGCGGAGGGGTGTTCCAGTCAGTCAAGGGCTTTCGGAATGCTCCTGTG GGCTTTCGGCATAGACTAAAAGGTAGCGCCAATGCTGTGAGATTAAGAGCTCCACAGATCGGCG GTAGCTTTGCTGTGTGGGGTGGACTCTTCTCTACAATCGACTGTGGTCTGGTCCGTATTCGAGGGAAAGAGGACCCCTGGAACTCTATAACTAGTGGGGCGATGACTGGGGCAGTCCTGGCTGCACGCA GTGGGCCTTTGGCTATGGTGGGGTCAGCCATGATGGGGGGCATCCTGTTGGCCTTGATCGAGGGCTTTGGGATCCTTCTCACCAGATACACCGCACAGCAGTTTCAGAACC CGAGTCCCTTTGTGGATGACCCCAGCCAGCTTCCTCCTAAGGATGCCAGCCAACAGCAGACTGGGTTCCAGTAG
- the LOC106567233 gene encoding PRA1 family protein 2 produces MGAVDYPTQVRNRTRPLPCFELWEMWSVIRLNMEKMDVQPPPIRTLDDFVLGSAQFAVPDIRNLERWNNRIINNLLYYQSNYFVSFLTILGIVGYFQPFNLFLGATVVTLVFMGFVWAAENQAPIRRFRRNHPSLALGAILGASYLFLTVLGGVAVFLFGIAFPILLILIHASVRLRSLKNKLENKLESIGLKRTPMGLLLESLGQEQEAGS; encoded by the exons ATGGGGGCGGTTGATTATCCTACGCAAGTCCGTAACCGAACACGCCCCCTACCATGCTTTGAATTATGGGAGATGTGGTCTGTTATTAGATTGAACATGGAAAAAATGGACGTGCAGCCGCCGCCTATCCGAACCTTAGATGATTTTGTTTTGGGCTCGGCTCAGTTCGCCGTGCCAGATATTCGTAATCTGGAGAGATGGAACAATCGGATCATAAACAACTTGCTGTATTACCAGTCCAACTATTTCGTCTCGTTTTTGACTATCCTGGGAATAGTAGG GTATTTCCAACCCTTCAATCTCTTCTTGGGGGCCACAGTTGTGACATTGGTATTCATGGGGTTTGTGTGGGCAGCAGAGAATCAGGCCCCCATCAGACGGTTCCGCCGGAACCACCCGTCCCTGGCCCTGGGTGCCATTCTGGGGGCCAGCTACCTCTTCCTCACAGTGCTTGGGGGAGTGGCCGTCTTCCTCTTCGGCATAGCCTTCCCCATCTTAT TGATATTGATCCACGCCTCTGTTAGGCTGCGGAGCCTCAAGAACAAGTTGGAGAACAAGCTGGAGAGCATTGGTCTGAAGAGAACACCTATGGGGCTCCTATTGGAGTCACTTGGACAGGAACAGGAAGCTGGATCTTAG
- the LOC106567234 gene encoding mitochondrial import inner membrane translocase subunit Tim17-B isoform X1 encodes MEEYAREPCPWRIVDDCGGAFTMGAIGGGVFQSVKGFRNAPVGFRHRLKGSANAVRLRAPQIGGSFAVWGGLFSTIDCGLVRIRGKEDPWNSITSGAMTGAVLAARSGPLAMVGSAMMGGILLALIEGFGILLTRYTAQQFQNPSPFVDDPSQLPPKDASQQQTGFQ; translated from the exons atggaggaataTGCCCGTGAACCTTG TCCCTGGAGAATAGTAGATGACTGTGGTGGTGCGTTCACCATGGGGGCCATCGGCGGAGGGGTGTTCCAGTCAGTCAAGGGCTTTCGGAATGCTCCTGTG GGCTTTCGGCATAGACTAAAAGGTAGCGCCAATGCTGTGAGATTAAGAGCTCCACAGATCGGCG GTAGCTTTGCTGTGTGGGGTGGACTCTTCTCTACAATCGACTGTGGTCTGGTCCGTATTCGAGGGAAAGAGGACCCCTGGAACTCTATAACTAGTGGGGCGATGACTGGGGCAGTCCTGGCTGCACGCA GTGGGCCTTTGGCTATGGTGGGGTCAGCCATGATGGGGGGCATCCTGTTGGCCTTGATCGAGGGCTTTGGGATCCTTCTCACCAGATACACCGCACAGCAGTTTCAGAACC CGAGTCCCTTTGTGGATGACCCCAGCCAGCTTCCTCCTAAGGATGCCAGCCAACAGCAGACTGGGTTCCAGTAG